One segment of Acidimicrobiales bacterium DNA contains the following:
- a CDS encoding SRPBCC family protein: MTSQVAATSVRTSIVVEAPIARAFSVFTDGIGGWWPPEHHLLRAELSEMVFEPRQGGHVYDRGVDGSECRWARVLTYDPPLRFVISWDINLQWELENDPEKTSEVEVRFVAEGSDRTRVELEHRNLDRHGEGWEQMSAAVGSPDGWGVGLRRFADAVRAA, translated from the coding sequence ATGACCAGCCAGGTGGCAGCCACGTCAGTGCGGACCTCGATCGTCGTCGAGGCGCCGATTGCGCGTGCATTCTCGGTATTCACCGATGGGATCGGTGGGTGGTGGCCTCCCGAGCACCACCTCCTGCGAGCGGAGCTCTCAGAGATGGTGTTCGAGCCCCGACAGGGTGGCCACGTCTACGACCGCGGGGTCGACGGCAGCGAGTGCCGCTGGGCGCGCGTCCTGACCTACGACCCGCCCCTCAGGTTCGTGATCAGTTGGGACATCAACCTGCAATGGGAGCTCGAGAACGACCCTGAGAAGACGAGTGAGGTCGAGGTCCGCTTCGTCGCCGAGGGGTCTGATCGGACGCGGGTCGAGCTCGAGCACCGCAATCTCGACCGCCACGGAGAAGGCTGGGAGCAGATGAGCGCCGCCGTCGGCTCGCCTGACGGATGGGGCGTCGGCCTCAGACGCTTCGCCGACGCCGTCCGGGCGGCATGA
- a CDS encoding response regulator transcription factor → MARVLVVDDDRSLLRVLRVSLPARGHEVLAAASGQEGLSRAAVDSPDVVVLDLGLPDLDGLEVCRRIRQWSQIPIIVLSATGSEDRKVAALDGGADDYVTKPFGMAELEARIRTALRHAQPPHHEAEAELAVGSLELDLVHHQARSAGRQVELTAKEFDLLAFLARHAGKVCTHQMILQEVWGTGYQSEAQYLRVYVHRLRHKLGDDHGRFLRTAPGVGYALGSD, encoded by the coding sequence GTGGCCCGGGTGCTCGTCGTCGACGACGACCGATCGCTTCTCAGGGTCCTGCGCGTCAGCCTGCCCGCCCGAGGCCACGAGGTACTCGCTGCCGCGAGCGGTCAGGAAGGCTTGTCCAGGGCGGCGGTCGACTCCCCGGACGTCGTCGTGCTCGACCTCGGCCTTCCTGATCTTGATGGACTCGAGGTGTGTCGGCGAATCCGTCAATGGAGCCAGATTCCCATCATCGTGCTGTCGGCAACCGGCAGCGAGGATCGCAAGGTGGCGGCACTCGACGGTGGCGCTGACGACTACGTGACCAAGCCCTTCGGGATGGCCGAGCTCGAAGCTCGGATCCGAACTGCTCTCCGCCATGCCCAGCCGCCGCACCACGAGGCCGAGGCCGAGCTCGCGGTCGGGTCACTGGAGCTCGACCTCGTTCACCATCAGGCTCGGTCAGCTGGTCGACAGGTCGAGCTCACGGCCAAGGAGTTCGACCTCCTGGCCTTCCTGGCCCGCCACGCTGGCAAGGTGTGCACCCACCAGATGATCCTCCAGGAGGTATGGGGCACGGGGTACCAGAGCGAGGCTCAATATCTCCGGGTCTATGTGCATCGGCTTCGTCACAAGCTCGGTGACGATCACGGTCGCTTCCTACGGACCGCTCCGGGGGTCGGGTACGCGCTGGGCTCCGATTGA
- a CDS encoding VC0807 family protein, giving the protein MALTPIHLPGPRAMAHHALPQLLESTIAPAALFYVILSVLDLRGALLATLAWTYLALGRRLLTGRHLPGMLLIASVLLTVRTAAALATGSGFVYFLQPTVGTFLLAAAFLISVPAGKPLAERLAKDFCPLDPSLFKRPYVQRFFLRISLLWTVVFVTNAALGLWFLLTQSLGNFVLLKTSVTTSVIAAAIAVSTLWFRQTLRGEGLALRYRSAGT; this is encoded by the coding sequence GTGGCCCTGACTCCGATCCATCTTCCCGGTCCTCGGGCCATGGCTCACCATGCGTTGCCCCAGTTGCTCGAGAGCACCATCGCCCCGGCCGCGCTGTTCTATGTGATCCTCTCCGTCCTCGATTTGCGGGGTGCCCTACTGGCCACTCTGGCCTGGACATACCTGGCATTGGGCAGACGGTTGCTGACGGGGCGCCACCTGCCCGGCATGTTGCTGATCGCCAGCGTCCTGCTCACCGTGCGCACGGCCGCGGCGCTGGCCACCGGTAGCGGCTTCGTCTACTTCCTCCAGCCGACGGTTGGGACCTTCCTCCTGGCTGCCGCCTTCTTGATCTCGGTCCCGGCCGGGAAGCCGCTGGCCGAGCGTCTGGCCAAGGACTTCTGCCCCCTCGATCCAAGTCTCTTCAAGCGGCCCTACGTGCAGCGGTTCTTCCTCCGGATCTCGCTGCTGTGGACAGTTGTCTTCGTCACCAACGCAGCTCTTGGGCTGTGGTTCCTGCTCACACAGTCGCTGGGCAACTTCGTGCTGCTGAAGACGAGCGTCACGACGTCCGTGATCGCCGCTGCCATCGCGGTCTCCACCCTGTGGTTCCGCCAGACCCTTCGAGGGGAGGGCCTCGCACTGCGGTACCGCTCAGCCGGCACCTGA
- a CDS encoding cupin domain-containing protein, which produces MSLDSPEETRPFGAGSGKLDLVNLEGGGVGRATFQPGWKWSDHVKPIAKTDSCQAAHTGYFISGRMKIVMDDGEEMEFGPGDFMMAPPGHDAWIIGDEPCVVIDWQGFADYAKR; this is translated from the coding sequence ATGAGTTTGGACTCACCCGAGGAGACCCGGCCGTTCGGGGCCGGCTCCGGGAAGCTGGACCTGGTTAACCTCGAGGGCGGGGGCGTCGGTCGGGCGACGTTCCAGCCTGGGTGGAAGTGGTCCGACCACGTCAAGCCGATCGCCAAGACCGACAGCTGCCAGGCCGCCCATACCGGCTACTTCATCTCCGGACGCATGAAGATCGTGATGGATGACGGCGAGGAGATGGAGTTCGGGCCCGGCGACTTCATGATGGCCCCGCCTGGTCACGACGCCTGGATCATCGGGGACGAGCCGTGCGTCGTCATCGACTGGCAGGGGTTCGCCGACTACGCCAAGCGGTAA
- a CDS encoding ATP-binding protein, translating into MISVRRSLAGSFVSIALVVALGAVLFPIRSHLSVATIALVLVVPVVAGVVVAGLVGGLVAVAAGFLLYDVVFVRPYYTLRVGDGENWAALGVYAVVMILVAQVVARLASTRREAQQRAEEAGRLFELSELLVGDKATADQFETIVTTMRLAFDLRSAALLVPREERLQVVASAGEPLSDDELRRLAPDSGLPVSVGMAVLARDRLQAIALSVSDRPVGLLAVRGLPAVGADRELLRTFVNHLALVLERTQLREQAVKAELLEEVDRLRRSLVSAVSHDLRTPLATIKLSASNLIDPNVSFSREDSRELLGLIDLQADRLDRLVTNLLDMTRIQAGALDLRREAVGVGDLVSEALASVGPAVGPSRVRWVATAGLPLVDVDHLLICQVLANLIENAARHGPEHTDITVTAALNGHSQVRVTVADRGPGVPPEERASIFQLFNRREAGGRAGIGLAIAKAFVEAHGERIWVEGAAGSGARFVFSLPASSLSPETV; encoded by the coding sequence TTGATCTCTGTTCGTCGCAGCCTGGCTGGCTCGTTCGTCTCCATTGCGCTGGTAGTGGCCCTGGGAGCGGTCCTGTTCCCAATCCGCAGTCACTTGAGCGTGGCCACCATTGCCCTTGTCCTGGTCGTGCCCGTGGTGGCCGGCGTGGTCGTCGCTGGGTTGGTCGGCGGACTCGTTGCCGTGGCCGCGGGCTTCCTCCTGTACGACGTGGTGTTCGTTCGGCCCTACTACACGCTGCGGGTGGGCGACGGCGAGAACTGGGCCGCGCTGGGGGTGTACGCGGTGGTGATGATCCTCGTGGCCCAGGTCGTCGCCCGTCTGGCCTCGACCCGGCGAGAGGCGCAGCAACGGGCCGAAGAGGCTGGTCGGCTCTTCGAGCTGTCCGAACTGCTGGTCGGCGACAAGGCCACGGCCGACCAGTTCGAGACGATCGTGACGACCATGCGGCTCGCGTTCGACCTGCGAAGTGCGGCCCTCCTGGTCCCGAGAGAGGAGCGCCTGCAGGTCGTGGCATCTGCCGGCGAACCGCTCTCTGACGACGAACTCCGCCGACTCGCGCCTGACTCGGGGCTGCCGGTCAGCGTCGGCATGGCTGTGTTGGCGCGGGACCGTCTGCAAGCCATCGCCTTGTCGGTGTCCGACCGTCCGGTAGGACTGCTCGCCGTCCGAGGGCTCCCGGCCGTTGGGGCCGACCGGGAGCTGCTCCGCACGTTCGTCAATCATCTGGCTCTGGTACTCGAACGAACGCAGCTGCGCGAGCAGGCGGTCAAGGCCGAGCTGCTCGAAGAGGTCGACCGGCTGCGCCGGTCCCTTGTGAGCGCCGTCTCGCACGACCTGCGCACCCCGCTGGCGACCATCAAGCTCTCCGCGTCGAACCTCATCGACCCGAACGTGAGCTTCTCTCGCGAAGATTCCCGGGAGCTGCTCGGCCTGATCGACCTCCAAGCCGACCGGCTCGACAGGCTGGTCACCAATCTTCTGGACATGACCCGCATCCAGGCCGGGGCGCTGGACCTGCGCCGAGAAGCAGTGGGTGTCGGCGACCTCGTCTCGGAGGCCCTCGCTTCCGTCGGGCCGGCGGTTGGGCCAAGCCGAGTGAGATGGGTGGCCACGGCGGGACTTCCCCTGGTCGACGTCGACCACTTGTTGATCTGCCAGGTGCTGGCCAACCTGATCGAGAACGCAGCCCGACACGGGCCCGAGCACACTGACATCACGGTGACGGCCGCTCTCAACGGCCACAGCCAGGTCCGTGTGACCGTCGCGGACCGCGGCCCGGGAGTGCCCCCTGAGGAGCGCGCGAGCATCTTCCAGCTGTTCAATCGGCGGGAGGCCGGCGGACGGGCAGGCATCGGTCTGGCCATCGCCAAGGCATTTGTCGAGGCTCACGGTGAGCGGATCTGGGTCGAGGGAGCAGCGGGCTCGGGCGCCCGCTTCGTGTTCAGCCTCCCCGCCTCATCCCTCTCCCCGGAGACCGTCTGA
- a CDS encoding RNA polymerase sigma factor — MAEQVVRVRGATAEYPDQVDIDGDRELVDRFQQGDDTAFAELYSRHYRRLFRTCLRYLGDSATAEDAVQEAFAKAFRALPTLNGDRRFYPWLSVIAKRVCVDIHRQRARSQPAESIDPGTTADGEQAVLTSMDATAVQDALGRLTSRHRDVLHLREYEGWSYRRIATHYGVRLAAVETLLWRARRALHRQLTMAGYERRALVSLPVAGWAYRRLGSMRARIEEWGGQRLAPVVGSVASVVTIGALVIGATGSGAHAHRPQPLIASHAPSADPTPQPPVAPSIPGITLPSVPSVPAVSASLPAAPPLPSAAGQVAAAGGAAVLGATFTNAAAASQQAHQEPVHASVAGVTAGINPKATASGLVSTADTSVNQLRRSIP, encoded by the coding sequence ATGGCTGAGCAGGTGGTGCGGGTCCGTGGCGCCACGGCCGAGTACCCCGATCAGGTTGACATTGACGGCGACCGGGAGCTGGTCGACCGGTTCCAGCAGGGCGACGACACGGCCTTCGCCGAGCTCTACAGCCGCCATTATCGGCGTCTGTTCCGGACATGTCTCCGGTATCTGGGTGATTCGGCCACGGCGGAGGACGCCGTCCAAGAGGCGTTCGCCAAAGCGTTCCGAGCCCTTCCGACTCTGAACGGGGACCGACGCTTCTACCCGTGGCTGAGTGTGATCGCCAAGCGGGTCTGCGTGGACATCCACCGTCAGCGGGCCCGGAGTCAGCCAGCTGAGAGCATCGACCCCGGCACAACGGCCGACGGAGAGCAGGCCGTCCTGACGTCGATGGATGCAACCGCGGTGCAGGACGCGCTCGGCCGTCTCACGAGTCGCCACCGAGACGTGCTGCACCTCCGGGAGTACGAGGGGTGGTCCTACCGCCGCATCGCCACCCACTACGGCGTGCGACTCGCGGCCGTGGAGACGTTGCTCTGGCGCGCCCGGCGGGCGCTGCACCGTCAGCTCACCATGGCGGGCTACGAGCGCCGAGCCCTCGTCAGCCTCCCCGTCGCCGGCTGGGCCTACCGCAGGCTCGGGTCGATGCGGGCCCGGATCGAGGAGTGGGGTGGCCAGCGCCTGGCTCCGGTCGTGGGCAGCGTCGCCTCGGTTGTCACGATCGGCGCACTGGTGATCGGGGCGACGGGATCGGGCGCGCACGCGCACCGTCCGCAGCCACTCATCGCGTCGCACGCCCCATCGGCGGACCCCACGCCTCAGCCGCCTGTCGCGCCGTCCATTCCCGGCATCACCCTCCCGTCCGTCCCGTCCGTCCCCGCTGTCTCGGCCAGTCTCCCCGCCGCGCCTCCCCTCCCGTCCGCCGCCGGCCAGGTTGCCGCCGCCGGCGGAGCAGCCGTCCTCGGGGCGACATTCACCAACGCGGCCGCCGCCTCGCAGCAGGCCCATCAGGAACCGGTGCACGCCAGCGTCGCTGGCGTCACTGCCGGCATCAATCCGAAAGCGACAGCCTCGGGCCTGGTCAGCACCGCCGACACCAGCGTCAATCAACTGCGAAGGAGCATCCCGTGA
- the dinB gene encoding DNA polymerase IV translates to MSGEGPILHADLDAFYASVEQRDDPGLRGRPVIVGTGVVLAASYEAKAHGVRTAMGGGQARRLCPRAIVVEPRMSAYAEASKAVFQVFDNTSPLVEGLSIDEAFIDVGGLRRVSGTPTEIAVRLRDDVRDRVGLPITVGVARTKFLAKVASAVGKPDGLLVVPLGGELAFLHPLPVERLWGVGPVTADKLRQRGVTTVGEVAQLGEDVLVSMLGRASGRHLHDLAHDRDPRPVEVGRRRRSIGSQRALGRSRTSPEALDAALVGLADRVTRRLRASGQVGRTVVLRLRFDDFSRATRSHTLEWATAETQTILATVRALQHTAMPLIESQGLTLVGVAVGDLDNGGAVQLPLPFGRHLGVSLDVALDEVRDRFGSAAVTRAVLLGRDPGLSVPLLPD, encoded by the coding sequence GTGTCCGGTGAGGGACCGATCCTGCACGCCGATCTCGACGCCTTCTACGCGTCGGTCGAGCAGCGTGACGACCCTGGCCTGCGAGGACGCCCGGTCATCGTCGGGACCGGCGTAGTGCTGGCGGCCAGCTACGAGGCCAAGGCGCATGGCGTCCGCACGGCGATGGGCGGCGGCCAGGCCCGCCGGCTCTGCCCCCGGGCGATCGTGGTCGAGCCGCGCATGTCCGCCTACGCCGAGGCCAGCAAGGCCGTCTTCCAGGTCTTCGACAACACCTCGCCCCTGGTCGAAGGGCTGTCCATCGATGAGGCGTTCATCGACGTGGGCGGGCTGCGGAGGGTCTCCGGCACACCGACCGAGATCGCCGTGCGACTGCGGGACGACGTACGTGACCGGGTCGGACTGCCGATCACCGTGGGGGTGGCCAGGACGAAGTTCCTGGCCAAGGTGGCCAGCGCGGTGGGCAAGCCCGACGGTCTCCTGGTGGTGCCGCTCGGCGGCGAGCTGGCCTTTCTTCATCCGCTTCCGGTCGAGCGGCTGTGGGGCGTCGGGCCGGTGACGGCGGACAAGCTCCGTCAACGAGGCGTCACGACGGTCGGGGAGGTCGCCCAACTCGGTGAGGACGTGCTCGTCTCGATGCTCGGACGAGCATCGGGCCGGCACCTGCACGACCTCGCCCACGACCGCGATCCCCGGCCCGTGGAAGTGGGCCGTCGCCGGCGCTCGATCGGGTCGCAGCGGGCACTGGGCCGCTCGCGGACCTCACCCGAGGCCCTCGATGCTGCTCTGGTCGGCCTCGCGGACCGCGTCACGCGTCGGTTGCGGGCCTCCGGGCAGGTTGGTCGCACCGTCGTGCTCCGGTTGCGCTTCGACGACTTCTCGCGAGCCACTCGATCCCACACGCTCGAGTGGGCGACGGCCGAGACGCAGACGATCCTGGCGACCGTGAGAGCGCTGCAGCACACGGCGATGCCGCTGATCGAGAGTCAGGGCCTCACGCTCGTCGGGGTTGCCGTGGGCGACCTCGACAACGGTGGTGCCGTCCAACTACCGCTCCCGTTCGGCCGACATCTCGGCGTCAGCCTTGACGTCGCGCTCGACGAGGTGCGGGACCGGTTCGGCTCGGCTGCCGTCACTCGTGCGGTGCTGCTCGGGCGTGACCCGGGCCTGTCCGTACCACTGCTCCCCGACTGA
- a CDS encoding TIGR03667 family PPOX class F420-dependent oxidoreductase, with amino-acid sequence MAIVEPGSVPANRLSSASVAWLTTVRADGQPQSSYVWFHFDGTDLQVASQPQAAKLRNIRANPKVSLHLDGDGQGGDVVTIEGVAEILEGDPSPERIEAYLAKYNDAIRTQLQTTPDELRREYSTTIRITPSRVRAW; translated from the coding sequence GTGGCGATCGTCGAGCCCGGTTCAGTACCGGCCAATCGGTTGTCGTCTGCGTCCGTAGCCTGGCTGACGACCGTTCGGGCGGACGGCCAGCCGCAGTCGTCATACGTCTGGTTCCACTTCGACGGGACGGACCTGCAAGTCGCCAGCCAACCGCAGGCGGCCAAGCTCCGCAACATCCGGGCTAACCCGAAGGTGTCGCTCCATCTCGACGGTGACGGCCAGGGCGGTGACGTGGTCACGATCGAGGGCGTGGCCGAGATCCTCGAGGGGGATCCATCACCTGAGCGAATCGAGGCCTACTTGGCGAAATACAACGACGCGATCCGGACCCAGCTGCAGACCACGCCCGATGAGCTGCGTCGGGAGTACTCGACCACCATCCGCATCACACCCTCCAGGGTGCGAGCATGGTGA
- a CDS encoding metalloregulator ArsR/SmtB family transcription factor: protein MTYRTEGWTALGDQTRRAIFERLADHPQAVGELASHLPVTRPAVSQHLKVLKDAGLVIDRQAGTRRIYQLNPEGIGALRAYLDQFWNRALAAFKAAAEQ from the coding sequence GTGACTTACCGAACTGAGGGGTGGACCGCCCTGGGCGACCAGACGAGGCGAGCGATATTCGAGCGCCTCGCTGATCACCCCCAGGCGGTCGGCGAGCTTGCCAGCCACCTACCGGTCACCCGTCCCGCGGTCTCCCAGCACCTCAAGGTGCTCAAGGACGCGGGTCTGGTGATCGATAGACAGGCCGGCACCCGCCGCATCTATCAGCTCAATCCCGAGGGGATCGGTGCCCTGCGCGCCTACCTCGACCAGTTCTGGAACCGAGCCCTGGCCGCCTTCAAAGCGGCCGCCGAACAATGA
- a CDS encoding GNAT family N-acetyltransferase encodes MHWRVRRIGSGEGDRLRDIRLRALLDAPGAFASSFGTESGRPRAAWEEAAEARSTGVGAATFVAEVGQEWVGLIGAFRMPECREIVELVSMWVAPEFRRRGVAQRLIEEVVVWARATGAHAVGLWAAAGNDAAIAVYERVGFVPTGEHQPLPSDPGRDELRMTLALEECDGG; translated from the coding sequence ATGCATTGGCGCGTACGCCGCATCGGGTCCGGCGAGGGTGATCGGCTGAGGGACATACGCCTGCGGGCGCTGCTGGACGCGCCGGGTGCGTTCGCATCGTCGTTCGGGACCGAGTCGGGGCGTCCGCGGGCTGCCTGGGAAGAAGCAGCCGAAGCTCGGTCGACGGGGGTTGGCGCGGCGACATTTGTCGCCGAAGTGGGCCAGGAGTGGGTCGGCCTCATTGGCGCTTTTCGGATGCCCGAGTGCAGAGAGATCGTCGAGCTCGTTTCGATGTGGGTGGCGCCGGAGTTCCGTCGGCGGGGTGTCGCGCAGAGGCTGATCGAAGAGGTCGTGGTCTGGGCGCGAGCAACGGGCGCTCACGCCGTCGGGCTCTGGGCCGCTGCGGGCAATGACGCCGCCATCGCCGTCTACGAGCGCGTCGGGTTCGTCCCGACGGGTGAGCACCAGCCCTTGCCGTCTGATCCAGGTCGGGACGAGCTCCGGATGACCCTGGCGCTAGAAGAGTGCGACGGTGGCTGA